A genome region from Plasmodium vivax chromosome 11, whole genome shotgun sequence includes the following:
- a CDS encoding nascent polypeptide associated complex alpha chain, putative (encoded by transcript PVX_114205A), producing the protein MHDDRVNSKDEISSSSSCEENDENKNILNPPNRTKMSKGERRARKMLVKLGLKAVPNVHKVIIKKSQKMIFAVSNVEVYKVEGTESYVIFGDAKTDDITNSINSLLPDSLPKDGEMMDEQEVNFEAPEKANEKVQDLDEGKAGDVSMDDIELIMSQTKCTRERAIEVLKKNNNDLVESIMELSG; encoded by the exons ATGCATGACGATAGAGTAAACTCCAAAGATGAAATTTCATCGAGCTCCTCCTGTGAAGAAAAtgacgaaaataaaaacattttaaaccCACCAAACAGGACAAAGATGAgcaagggggaaagaagggCCAGGAAGATGCTCGTCAAGCTTGGCTTAAAGGCAGTCCCCAATGTGCACAAAgtcattataaaaaagtcgcaaaaaatgattttcgCCGTATCCAATGTGGAGGTGTACAAAGTCGAGGGCACCGAATCGTACGTCATTTTTGGAGACGCCAAGACGGATGACATCACCAACTCGATCAACA GTCTCCTGCCAGATAGCCTCCCGAAGGACGGTGAAATGATGGACGAGCAGGAGGTAAATTTCGAGGCCCCTGAAAAAGCGAACGAAAAAGTTCAGGACTTAGACGAAG GAAAAGCGGGAGACGTTTCGATGGACGACATTGAGTTAATTATGTCTCAGACGAAGTGCACGCGCGAAAGAGCCATTGAAGTGCTCAAGAAGAACAACAACGATTTGGTGGAGTCCATCATGGAGTTGAGCGGTTAG
- a CDS encoding hypothetical protein, conserved (encoded by transcript PVX_114220A) produces the protein MRKRGKNAKKGGPKIASLGTPNGATHATPANGANPHDNIPGVNFSRVKSSYLEGALKLTNAESVKQKLKRKNDELRGMVRGGDIPVVPCLDSVLSVQSIPSDHERGGEDTKELKHFEEFEIVLRGGVKEEEEELGSGEAEGQKFSCVVENAAPLNEKRFVCDEVLSERGREASDNIGEGEAGDNIGEGETGDNIGEAEQGNVSHLFNKTKEAYKSLNLEKLFLSNSFNNPLRGEGGGCERECGGKEDKLSLVKTIERKLKGQNSFVMENIYNAFRGTINDFIDVYLQGEDEEVGEGRSKRAVMRKDTTIRSVDPFRQGERVNLRDEHGLKKMYQMDSDVFLSGGEKDKIEVKQSGYATKREEDTNVRDYLSQFGGSSNSGGNRNSWGDRTSGGKTTSWGNPTPRDSKNSKCCKIKQGGANPFGEGNVVAGAVAYLMGDTSRLARGGPSKQESHPLHRDIDKHKQVEEAYSAYYPEGESFEYSSIISDYLYNGKGWPERKKNDGGTPSSGHNAEKGKRDGKTCELHPSMGSQMNTVLDTQVNDRSVFDISPMTHKYKYASNILLTINKIKNVERVVEINLNITDVQLNVPGMRVENVILPHKYASDLLTIKIKTLSGGYGGTYREAMRRGETIDAHQPGECKTNRGETNEENVTIKSYFVFIPLNNIKEGIINKRLTLISSKRKDEFEKEGLLPDTLYTIESQELNCENEKHMYISLKICKNGIHFFPSVDPHRGDNLNGNNSTSESLTRSAFEPVYVCLYNDEVDKEIGSIVNGRGLANKVRINKLVAKGHYLVNNLPFQFHFNHSNVLLCTHGDITEEADSLLNHIGKEFIRVESLLDLFPTRIFPPLQDVLHMDSIERNEFLQLKFVLHFLAITEIICLHLCSLFGFHVDVQPLFRDHLTAVKMDDGTGQGNRFTFLYTSYEEDAEPSGYFLNYTKPFVFRFQGGSNWGSAEGKTRPQWDYCSDNAEGRPPTECDENDLFIVDYARKQAIFLHNAIKHHGDIRGIPKCYDRKRRLFFTADMRKKQFQIYYMGVLRRYKLLLSRGESAQLGKFSQVAIQPGGSEPNSQWGSQTEFTWNGNNSTDGGLGGGLGGGLDGRLDGCLDGGSLRGDIPLGVPHPRDHSPFVKSEPPKRQAASTSNAPVCTDGMEDEQVGGHFGGTNWEERVRGENLHRGRVALRGKPPKVENAYRRNVTVTGQAKMAEERSFAGGNKTIGEEQKLSMRGETTPHGELPNEKTSFYNLREYKNYHFHGDQAGQVTCKNGNSLENLDRGRDSHEEINTNGWHVNTKGKESPVGELPRLPDGEIDYYNMHREDVPFSLESVQWDFNDDDFYPGEDPLHAGCSNGYGSRGGDGQTVSIAGGSKRLGERCADLLALGGNARLPGAADQDWAPSKLSASKVCNDHTDHAAKHCKLVRRSDNDG, from the coding sequence AGGAGTTGAAACATTTTGAGGAATTCGAAATTGTTCTAAGGGGGGGCGtgaaagaggaggaggaggagttGGGTAGCGGAGAAGCTGAGGGACAGAAATTCTCCTGCGTGGTGGAGAACGCCGCACCGTTGAATGAGAAGCGGTTCGTATGCGATGAGGTGCTCAGTGAGAGAGGCAGAGAAGCGAGCGACAACAtaggggaaggagaagcgggCGACAACATAGGGGAAGGAGAAACGGGAGACAACATTGGGGAAGCCGAACAAGGCAACGTGTCCCACCTCTTCAACAAAACGAAGGAGGCGTACAAATCGTTGAACCTGGAGAAGCTGTTTCTGTCTAACAGTTTTAACAACCCCCTCCGgggtgaagggggggggtgcgAAAGGGAATGCGGCGGAAAGGAGGACAAACTTAGCTTAGTGAAAACTATCGAGAGGAAGTTGAAGGGCCAAAATTCCTTCGTCatggaaaatatatataacgcGTTTAGAGGCACCATAAACGATTTTATAGATGTGTACCTCCAGggggaagatgaagaagtgggtgagggaagaagcaaaagggcTGTGATGAGGAAGGATACCACGATTCGCAGCGTCGATCCTTTTCGACAGGGAGAAAGAGTTAACCTAAGGGATGAACatggtttgaaaaaaatgtatcagATGGACAGTGATGTCTTCCTttcggggggagaaaaagacaaaattgAAGTTAAGCAAAGTGGGTATGCGACGAAGAGGGAGGAGGATACGAATGTAAGGGACTACTTGAGCCAGtttggggggagcagcaacTCGGGTGGGAACAGAAACTCTTGGGGGGACCGCACATCGGGAGGGAAGACCACCTCTTGGGGAAACCCCACCCCGCGTGACAGCAAAAACAGCAAATGTTGCAAAATCAAACAGGGCGGGGCCAACCCGTTTGGGGAAGGCAATGTGGTGGCGGGAGCCGTGGCCTATCTCATGGGGGACACTTCCAGATTGGCGAGGGGGGGCCCATCCAAACAGGAGAGTCATCCTCTACACAGGGATATTGACAAACACAAGCAGGTGGAGGAGGCGTACAGCGCATACTACCCCGAGGGGGAATCATTTGAATACTCAAGCATTATTTCTGACTATTTGTATAACGGGAAGGGGTGGccggagagaaaaaaaaatgatggggGTACCCCTTCCAGTGGTCATAATGctgagaaggggaagcgggATGGCAAGACGTGTGAGTTACACCCCTCGATGGGTAGCCAAATGAATACCGTGCTGGACACGCAGGTGAACGACAGAAGCGTATTTGATATCTCCCCCATGACGCACAAGTACAAATACGCGTCGAACATCCTACTGAcgattaacaaaattaagaatgTCGAGCGGGTGGTAGAAATCAATTTGAACATTACAGATGTGCAGTTGAACGTTCCGGGCATGCGTGTTGAAAATGTCATATTGCCGCATAAATATGCCAGCGATTTGTTaaccataaaaataaagaccTTGAGTGGGGGATATGGGGGGACATACAGAGAGGCTATGCGCAGAGGGGAAACCATAGATGCCCATCAACCTGGGGAATGCAAAACGAACAGGGGAGAGACAAACGAAGAAAACGTCACAATTAAAAGCTACTTTGTTTTTATCCCTCTGAATAACATTAAGGAAGGAATTATAAACAAGAGACTTACCCTAATCAGCTCAAAACGAAAAGACGAATTTGAGAAGGAGGGGTTACTCCCGGATACTCTCTACACGATAGAATCCCAGGAGCTAAAttgtgaaaatgaaaaacatatgtacatttctctaaaaatttgcaaaaatgggattcATTTCTTCCCGTCTGTGGATCCCCATCGGGGGGACAACCTTAACGGAAATAACTCAACCAGTGAGAGCCTCACCAGGAGTGCATTCGAACCTGTGTACGTATGTCTCTACAACGATGAAGTTGATAAGGAGATTGGGAGTATAGTGAATGGGAGGGGGCTAGCCAACAAGGTGAGAATAAACAAGCTAGTTGCGAAGGGACATTACCTGGTTAACAATTTGCCCTTCCAATTTCACTTTAACCATTCGAATGTGCTCCTTTGTACCCATGGGGACATTACGGAGGAGGCGGATAGCCTCCTTAACCACATTGGCAAAGAATTCATTCGCGTGGAGAGCCTCCTCGATCTGTTCCCAACACGTATATTCCCCCCGCTGCAGGACGTCCTACATATGGACTCCATTGAAAGGAatgaatttttacaattaaaatttgttcttcaCTTTTTGGCCATCACGGAGATTATATGTCTCCATTTGTGCTCCCTCTTTGGTTTCCACGTGGATGTGCAGCCGCTCTTTCGGGACCACTTAACCGCAGTTAAAATGGACGATGGGACGGGGCAGGGGAACCGCTTCACCTTCCTCTACACCTCTTACGAGGAGGACGCGGAGCCCAGCGGCTACTTTCTGAACTACACCAAGCCGTTCGTTTTCCGCTTCCAGGGGGGTAGCAACTGGGGCAGTGCGGAGGGGAAAACCCGCCCACAATGGGACTACTGCTCTGACAATGCGGAGGGGAGACCCCCCACAGAGTGCGACGAAAACGACCTCTTCATCGTGGACTACGCGCGCAAGCAGGCCATATTCCTGCACAACGCGATAAAGCACCATGGGGACATTCGGGGTATACCAAAGTGCTACGACAGGAAGaggcgccttttttttacggcAGAcatgaggaagaagcaatttcaaatttattacatGGGGGTTTTGAGAAGGTACAAGTTGCTTCTTAGCAGGGGTGAATCCGCCCAATTGGGGAAGTTTTCCCAAGTGGCGATCCAGCCAGGGGGCAGTGAGCCGAATTCGCAGTGGGGCAGCCAGACGGAGTTCACTTGGAACGGGAACAACTCAACAGATGGGGGGTTAGGTGGTGGGTTAGGTGGCGGTTTGGATGGCCGTTTGGATGGCTGCTTAGATGGCGGCTCCCTCCGGGGGGACATCCCCCTCGGCGTTCCGCACCCGAGGGACCACTCTCCGTTTGTGAAAAGTGAGCCACCCAAACGGCAAGCTGCTTCAACTAGCAATGCACCGGTTTGTACAGACGGGATGGAAGACGAACAGGTTGGAGGCCACTTCGGGGGTACCAACTGGGAGGAGAGAGTAAGAGGAGAAAATCTACACAGAGGGAGGGTAGCCTTACGGGGGAAGCCCCCCAAAGTTGAAAACGCATACAGGAGAAACGTCACCGTAACGGGTCAGGCAAAGATGGCGGAAGAGAGAAGCTTTGCGGGGGGTAACAAAACGATTGGGGAGGAACAAAAGCTATCGATGAGAGGGGAAACTACCCCCCATGGTGAACTCCCCAACGAGAAGACGTCATTTTACAATTTGAGAGAATATAAGAATTATCATTTCCATGGGGACCAAGCTGGTCAGGTAACgtgtaaaaatgggaactcACTGGAAAACTTGGACCGAGGGAGGGACAGCCATGAAGAGATTAACACAAATGGATGGCATGTGAAtacaaaggggaaggaatcCCCTGTTGGGGAACTGCCTCGTCTTCCTGATGGTGAGATCGATTACTACAACATGCATAGAGAGGATGTCCCCTTCAGTCTGGAGAGTGTCCAGTGGGACTTTAATGATGACGACTTCTACCCGGGTGAGGATCCTCTACATGCGGGTTGTTCAAATGGGTACGGCAGCAGGGGGGGTGACGGCCAGACGGTCTCCATCGcggggggcagcaaaagaCTTGGCGAGCGCTGCGCCGATCTGTTGGCCCTGGGGGGAAATGCGCGCCTGCCCGGGGCGGCGGACCAGGACTGGGCCCCGTCAAAGCTCTCCGCATCCAAAGTGTGCAACGATCACACGGACCACGCAGCAAAGCATTGCAAGCTGGTCAGGCGAAGTGATAATGACGGGTAg
- a CDS encoding hypothetical protein, conserved (encoded by transcript PVX_114210A) gives MADGNPADGCSPAVKGEEGEVGKSLPSAKQPNKGSKASFDIFSYLHRVYAKYGLYEEDLERFLLYVKRRRAKLKGKVLCKMKKVGNKYITRLYETDNVDEKYLELLLLDVEACRCRYIKIKTDVNNLKIPYRSTYCYLRRVKRAMGKVKFMSHSVEAAVDKNTDLQMKCYNAYVQTAYLLEGKKFEEGLSKVGEFTKLVKLVKRAMLNEIVEGTRYTGEGKKDGEEEKGGSPVASPSEERRQSRASQHTQNELTENTLMNSKGNLLIEAERRIDETFDYFLSVIHSYERICLYNLKKNKLSSFDEKLHDEEVPLRERKKKTSITEMTDESKDISTYKKLEIYMIENTVQIKIEYSTYELKGNGDSLQGDYSSLLKIKNALDNVKNVIPMEEIAKLNENFNLREVTSCVNKEEFPLFKFLNSYEANFIVHNYGQAFAKYYECLTIIHEQLIKSTGGNKKASASGTHLSRGNLLHEDHQMMEKIWNHIEQYLSCEKLYADTERTLLVLMKFLFSIYSASHLKNFPLGNKKNFGDIIEEMPLLHTGIRYADILKQNVDELNKLKHNDEIFINILQIIKNVKSFCLACHYAVAGKNAEAHVLFDLVKTRNYVYTKMQQMQMIHNEALLRIAILFNRLQDVISLVNEKYYFRHLSIYALQVKTKCVPSNQKLFSVDNSFFEQKMTQMCMDPLRIDMMQLCRDSVLLNPDAHKEEEKSSGIRGLLRSFWK, from the coding sequence ATGGCGGACGGCAACCCCGCTGATGGCTGCTCCCCCGCGGTGAAGggcgaggagggggaggtgGGGAAGAGCCTACCCAGTGCGAAGCAGCCGAACAAGGGAAGCAAGGCCTCATTTGACATATTTTCGTACCTACATAGGGTGTATGCAAAGTACGGGCTGTATGAAGAGGACCTGGAGAGGTTCCTCCTGTACgtgaaaagaaggagagccAAGTTAAAGGGGAAGGttttatgcaaaatgaaaaaagtgggaaataaatacataacgAGGCTGTACGAAACGGATAATGTGGATGAGAAGTACCTAGAGTTGTTGCTACTAGATGTGGAGGCATGCCGATGTAGgtatatcaaaataaaaacggatgtaaataatttgaaaataccATACAGATCTACGTATTGTTACTTGAGGAGAGTGAAGAGAGCCATGGGTAAAGTGAAATTTATGAGTCACTCCGTTGAAGCCGCTGTGGATAAGAACACAGACCTGCAGATGAAGTGCTACAATGCGTACGTCCAAACAGCGTACCTCttggaagggaagaaattTGAGGAGGGCTTATCAAAAGTGGGGGAGTTTACCAAGCTGGTGAAGCTGGTCAAAAGGGCCATGCTGAATGAAATCGTGGAGGGGACGCGCTACACcggggaaggcaaaaaagacggagaggaagaaaaaggtggCTCACCTGTTGCTTCGCCATCGGAAGAACGCAGACAAAGCCGTGCCAGCCAACATACCCAAAATGAACTTACAGAAAACACCCTCATGAATAGCAAAGGGAATCTACTCATCGAAGCGGAACGCCGCATTGACGAAACGTTCGACTACTTCCTCTCCGTTATTCACTCATACGAACGTATCTGCCtgtacaatttgaaaaaaaacaaattaagcAGCTTCGATGAGAAGCTACACGACGAAGAGGTACCCCtaagggagaggaaaaaaaaaacatccatCACGGAAATGACGGACGAGAGCAAGGACATATCAACTTATAAAAAACTTGAAATTTATATGATCGAAAATACTGTGCAGATTAAAATTGAATACAGTACGTATGAACTGAAGGGGAACGGAGACTCCCTCCAGGGGGACTACTCCAGTttgctaaaaataaaaaatgccctAGATAacgtgaaaaatgtaattccCATGGAGGAAATTGCAAAGCTGAATGAAAATTTCAATTTGAGAGAAGTCACATCGTGTGTGAATAAAGAGGAGtttccactttttaaatttttaaattcttatGAAGCCAATTTTATTGTGCATAATTATGGTCAGGCATTTGCAAAATACTACGAATGTCTGACCATCATTCATGAGCAGTTAATCAAATCAACtggggggaataaaaaggCATCTGCGAGTGGTACTCATCTGAGTAGGGGAAACCTTCTACATGAAGACCACCAAATGATGGAGAAAATTTGGAACCACATAGAACAGTACCTCTCTTGTGAAAAGTTATACGCAGACACAGAACGTACCCTCCTTGTGCTGatgaagtttttattttccatatactcagctagccatttgaAAAACTTCCCActtggaaataaaaaaaattttggagaCATCATCGAAGAAATGCCCCTGCTGCACACAGGAATTCGATACGCAGATATTTTGAAGCAGAACGTAGACGAATTGAACAAGTTAAAACATAATgacgaaatttttattaacattttacagattattaaaaatgtcaaaTCTTTTTGCCTCGCTTGTCACTATGCAGTGGCTGGGAAAAATGCGGAAGCTCACGTACTCTTCGATTTAGTGAAAACGAGAAATTATGTGTACACGAAAATGCAACAAATGCAGATGATTCATAATGAAGCGTTGCTGCGAATTGCCATCCTCTTCAACCGACTGCAGGACGTCATTTCGCTGGTCAATGAGAAATATTACTTCCGCCATTTGTCCATCTACGCTTTGCAGGTGAAAACCAAGTGCGTGCCGTCCAAtcagaaattattttctgtagacaattccttttttgagcAGAAAATGACCCAAATGTGCATGGACCCGCTGCGCATCGACATGATGCAGTTGTGCCGCGACTCCGTTTTGCTCAACCCGGACGCTcacaaggaggaggagaagtccTCCGGGATTAGGGGCCTGCTCCGCTCCTTCTGGAAGTAG
- a CDS encoding hypothetical protein, conserved (encoded by transcript PVX_114215A) yields the protein MVYVAFLQKENDSSELNKLSCSWRYYCQEEFHFCEYGCSSKKSLKAGYNLLSTTNLRENCFINVECENHQIYFDTEDPVHFLFFAKPFFRLNRGFTLYVHLARRNDGAGERAHHGDDRTETTIWRLLRLTWKRTNEWRRYISKKHKRSLIKLLICLILIHMILFYLYIYTYLYLDKQEEL from the exons ATGGTTTATGTAGCTTTCcttcaaaaggaaaatgactCGAGCGAGCTGAACAAGCTGTCCTGTTCCTGGCGATACTACTGCCAAGAGGAATTTCACTTCTGCGAGTACGGCTGTAGTTCCAAGAAAAGTCTCAAGGCAGGGTACAACCTGCTTAGCA CCACCAACCTGAGGGAAAACTGCTTCATCAACGTAGAGTGCGAGAACCACCAGATTTACTTTGACACGGAGGACCCAGTgcacttcctctttttcgccAAGCCGTTCTTCCGCCTCAACCGGGGCTTCACCCTGTATGTGCACCTGGCCCGAAG gaaCGACGGAGCGGGCGAACGCGCGCACCATGGGGACGACCGAACGGAGACCACCATCTGGCGACTACTACGCCTCACCTGGAAAAGGACAAATGAGTGGAGACGATACATCTCGAAGAAACACAAAAGGAGTTTAATCAAGTTGTTAATCTGCCTCATTCTAATCCATATGATTCTTTTTTACCTCTATATTTACACCTACTTGTATTTGGACAAGCAAGAGGAGCTGTAG